One window of the Trifolium pratense cultivar HEN17-A07 linkage group LG2, ARS_RC_1.1, whole genome shotgun sequence genome contains the following:
- the LOC123904682 gene encoding transcription factor bHLH95, with protein sequence MAMSVDHDQGFHDGFLWENLSWFDLTNSDDLGESSKPKLDVKSTNQNEEINEGEALANKKRKRGGAVTRSESNTTIGEGKDGKYRDSDHEMHILTERERRKKMRNMFASLHALLPQLPSKADKSTIVDEAVKQIKNLQQILENLEKKKQEKLKSVSPFGSESSSVINNSQWHPYESREAILVDQGSSSYNNNLPTNAIVTSNPSNALLLSAPPTQQVAFQTWSSQNVVLNICGSEAQFCICATKKPGFLTTIAFVLEKYMIDVVSANISCNGNGNFYMIMAHAKQGSHQDANSLEEIYKQAALEIMTLIF encoded by the exons ATGGCCATGAGTGTAGATCATGATCAAGGTTTTCATGATGGTTTCCTGTGGGAAAATCTATCTTGGTTTGATCTCACAAATTCTGATGACTTGGGTGAGAGTAGCAAACCAAAGTTAGACGTGAAATCAACGAACCAGAACGAAGAAATTAACGAAGGAGAAGCTCTTGCGAATAAGAAGCGAAAGCGAGGTGGGGCCGTGACTAGAAGTGAGAGTAATACTACAATTGGTGAAGGAAAAGATGGAAAGTATCGCGATTCTGATCATGAAATGCACATATTGACTGAGAGAGAAAGGCGAAAGAAAATGAGGAACATGTTCGCTAGCCTTCATGCTTTGCTTCCTCAGCTTCCTTCTAAG gcTGATAAATCAACCATTGTGGATGAAGCTGTGAAGCAAATAAAAAATCTACAACAAATTCTTGAAAACCTAGAAAAGAAGAAGCAAGAAAAGCTCAAATCTGTTTCTCCATTTGGGAGTGAGTCATCATCAGTGATCAACAACTCACAATGGCATCCCTATGAATCAAGGGAAGCAATCTTAGTTGATCAAGGATCCTCAAGTTATAATAATAACTTGCCTACAAATGCAATTGTAACTTCAAATCCTTCAAATGCATTATTACTATCTGCACCTCCAACTCAACAAGTAGCTTTCCAAACTTGGTCTTCTCAAAATGTTGTCTTGAACATTTGTGGTAGTGAAGCACAATTCTGCATATGTGCTACTAAGAAGCCTGGTTTCTTGACAACAATTGCTTTTGTTTTGGAGAAATATATGATTGATGTTGTATCTGCCAACATTTCTTGCAATGGAAATGGAAACTTCTACATGATTATGGCTCAT GCAAAACAAGGTTCACATCAAGATGCAAATTCATTGGAGGAAATTTACAAGCAAGCAGCTTTAGAAATTATGACGTTgatcttttaa
- the LOC123907254 gene encoding E3 ubiquitin-protein ligase MBR2, with product MQGQRRTIGSFPAIVSMMQGPSSSGTDANHQSSLNHVQNSVDFRLSDYRGSSGETACLRGTGPNVSFSGWNTGEPNSGLNPINQVEDEGLKSEHMLSSSYSATSEDGVRPEEGQLLGNQSRNHPSFLQGSSSNHTAQSINLGMGHISNSSDRGKGKESSSGVNNHNPIELDIEKTSLGSSSFNHIGAPSASSGYMAWGDSGSSSSSLANWGPSCKRKALEGSSMQLCTGGSSSSLVQSGNGYWLTDSVDLNAPGSLGDLSPLEDFRVTSPPFQQTTRNEVRQEAPNMFPSMISIAENVERPLRNFDRRITHLQHPESVPLNLTSTGSTRHQNHPSPHQIPGSFSFNESLDLRLTAGATAANSAVPQNQSPPLHMHPFPWNRAANPRVSRSSNSYNSGERAVREDFNFRIFPRDSTEHPMNVPASSGHEPTGWYTSSSNVNNAGGMPPPSWIGSSSNVHSLPNPGWTFNHEAPTENLQRVSEFSPWSLFPSISSASGTHNGHSSSTSGPPSFSQGSSSNQPYPRTSYLTERRGGDVLSAPHSLRTLPSDNEGRRRLISEIRQVLIAMRRGENLRAEDYMLFDPFLYHGMAEMHDRHREMRLDVDNMSYEELLALEERIGDVSTGLSEDMINKFMKQRFFMSLMTDSSSDLEPCCICQEEYADGHSIGLLDCGHEFHSNCIKQWLMQKNLCPICKTTALAT from the exons ATGCAAGGTCAAAGGAGGACTATTGGGTCCTTCCCGGCAATTGTTAGCATGATGCAAGGGCCAAGTTCGAGTGGCACCGATGCTAATCATCAGTCTTCCTTGAATCATGTGCAAAATTCAGTTGATTTCCGGTTGTCAGATTATAGGGGGTCTTCTGGTGAGACTGCATGTTTACGTGGTACTGGTCCTAATGTGAGCTTTAGTGGCTGGAATACTGGTGAACCCAATTCTGGACTGAATCCGATCAACCAAGTCGAAGACGAAGGTCTAAAATCAGAACATATGTTGTCTTCTTCATACAGTGCTACTTCTGAGGATGGTGTAAGACCCGAGGAAGGGCAATTACTTGGGAACCAATCCAGAAACCACCCTTCCTTTTTGCAAGGTTCCAGCTCCAATCATACAGCCCAGAGTATTAATCTCGGTATGGGGCACATTTCGAACTCTTCTGATCGCGGTAAAGGAAAAGAATCTAGTAGTGGTGTTAATAACCACAATCCCATTGAATTAGATATAGAGAAGACATCACTTGGCAGTTCTTCATTTAATCATATAGGAGCTCCGTCTGCCAGCTCTGGATACATGGCTTGGGGAGATAGTGGTAGTTCAAGTTCTTCTTTAGCTAATTGGGGTCCTTCTTGCAAGAGAAAGGCCCTTGAAGGAAGTTCTATGCAACTGTGTACTGGAGGAAGCTCGAGTTCCCTTGTACAATCTGGAAATGGTTACTGGCTTACTGATTCTGTTGATCTTAATGCTCCTGGAAGCTTAGGTGATTTGTCACCTTTAGAGGATTTTCGTGTTACTAGTCCTCCATTTCAACAGACTACAAGAAATGAAGTGAGACAAGAAGCTCCAAATATGTTTCCTTCTATGATAAGTATTGCGGAAAATGTGGAAAGGCCTCTAAGAAACTTTGATAGGAGAATAACCCATCTACAGCATCCGGAATCTGTACCTCTCAATTTAACATCAACAGGGAGTACTAGACATCAGAATCACCCTTCTCCGCATCAAATACCCGGCTCTTTCTCATTTAACGAGTCCTTGGATTTGAGGTTAACAGCTGGAGCAACAGCTGCCAATTCTGCTGTTCCTCAAAACCAGTCACCTCCCCTGCACATGCATCCTTTTCCATGGAATAGAGCTGCTAATCCTAGAGTGTCCAGATCTTCAAATTCTTATAACTCGGGAGAAAGAGCAGTACGTGaagattttaattttagaaTCTTCCCAAGAGATAGTACCGAGCATCCCATGAACGTGCCTGCATCTTCAGGACATGAACCTACAGGTTGGTATACATCTTCCAGTAATGTGAACAATGCTGGAGGTATGCCGCCTCCATCCTGGATTGGATCTAGTTCAAATGTCCACTCATTACCTAATCCTGGCTGGACTTTTAACCATGAAGCCCCAACAGAAAATCTACAGAGAGTTTCAGAGTTCAGTCCTTGGTCCCTTTTTCCTTCAATCAGTTCAGCATCTGGTACTCATAATGGCCATTCCTCCTCTACTTCCGGCCCTCCTTCATTTTCTCAGGGTTCTAGCAGCAATCAACCATATCCAAGAACATCATATTTGACGGAAAGAAGGGGTGGTGATGTTCTCTCTGCTCCACATTCACTGCGAACATTACCCTCTGACAACGAGGGTAGACGCCGGCTTATATCTGAG ATTCGTCAAGTCCTGATTGCAATGCGGAGGGGTGAAAACTTGCGTGCTGAG GATTATATGCTCTTTGACCCTTTCTTATATCATGGCATGGCTGAAATGCACGACAGACACAGAGAAATGCGCCTTGATGTTGATAACATGTCTTACGAG GAATTGTTGGCATTGGAGGAGCGAATAGGAGACGTAAGCACTGGACTGAGTGAAGATATGATTAATAAGTTTATGAAACAGCGATTTTTCATGTCTCTCATGACAGACTCTTCTTCTGATCTCGAACCTTGCTGTATCTGTCAG GAGGAATATGCTGATGGACATAGTATTGGTTTGCTAGATTGTGGGCATGAGTTCCACAGTAACTGCATCAAACAGTGGCTAATGCAGAAGAATCTGTGCCCAATTTGCAAAACAACAGCCTTGGCTACGTGA
- the LOC123907255 gene encoding caffeoyl-CoA O-methyltransferase, producing MATNEDQKQTESGRHAEVGHKSLLQSDALFQYILETSVFPREHEAMKELREVTAKHPWNIMTTSADEGQFLSMLLKLINAKNTMEIGVYTGYSLLATALALPEDGKILAMDINKENYELGLPVIKKAGVDHKIDFREGPALPVLDELIKDEKNHGSYDFIFVDADKDNYLNYHKRLIDLVKVGGVIGYDNTLWNGSVVAPPDAPLRKYVRYYRDFVLELNKALAVDPRIEICMLPVGDGITICRRIK from the exons ATGGCAACCAACGAGGATCAAAAGCAAACTGAATCTGGAAGACACGCAGAGGTTGGTCACAAAAGTCTTCTACAGAGTGATGCTCTTTTCCAG TATATTTTAGAGACCAGTGTCTTCCCAAGAGAACATGAAGCCATGAAAGAGTTGAGAGAGGTCACAGCAAAACATCcatg gAACATCATGACAACCTCTGCAGATGAAGGACAATTTTTGAGCATGCTCCTTAAACTTATCAATGCTAAGAATACCATGGAAATTGGTGTCTACACCGGTTACTCCCTCCTTGCCACTGCCCTTGCTCTTCCTGAAGATGgaaag ATTTTGGCCATGGACATTAACAAGGAGAATTACGAATTGGGTCTACCAGTAATTAAAAAAGCTGGTGTTGAtcacaaaattgattttagagaAGGCCCTGCTCTACCAGTTCTTGATGAATTGATTAAAGAT gaaaaaaatcaTGGTAGCTACGATTTCATTTTTGTGGATGCTGACAAGGACAATTACCTCAACTACCACAAGAGGTTGATTGATCTTGTTAAAGTGGGAGGTGTGATCGGCTACGACAACACCTTATGGAATGGATCTGTGGTAGCACCCCCTGATGCTCCTCTAAGGAAGTATGTTAGGTATTATAGGGATTTTGTTTTGGAGCTTAACAAGGCTTTGGCTGTGGACCCTAGGATTGAAATCTGTATGCTTCCTGTTGGTGATGGAATCACTATCTGCCGTCGGATCAAGTAA